The DNA segment TAAATGTTCAAAATAGAATCCCTTATTCAGCAAGGGATAAGGAAGAATTTTCAATAGAATGTAAagatcttttggaaaaaggaattataagacTAAGTAAAAGCCCTCATGCGGCCCCAGCTTTCTATGTTGAAAACAATAACGAAATTAAAAGAggaaaacgaagaatggttattaattataaaaaaatgaatgaagcaACCATAGGAGATGCTCATAAGCTCCCAAGAAAGGACTCCATCCTAGAAAagatcaaaggagcaacttggttttcatcgctcgatgcaaaatcaggatattggcaacttcgtttagacgaagaaacaaagaaattaactgcttttacttgtCCAACAAAAGAGTCAACAGGAGTATTACTCTACGAATGGAATGTCCTACCATTTGGACTAAAACAAGCTCCAGGTATTTATCAgagatttatggaagaaaatttaaaagatttaaatgaGTTTGTTCTAGTTTACATTGATGATATATTAATCTTTACAAAACAAgataaagaagatcatcttcaaaaattactaattgtcttagaaagatgtaaagaaaaaggTTTAGTCCTTAGTAAAAAGAAAGCTAAactagcaaaacaagaaatagaatTTCTCGGATTAATTCTATCTACTGAAGGGAAGttaaaacttcaaccaaatgtATTAGAAAAAGTAGATTTATTTCCTGATAAAATggaagatagaaaacaattacaaagatttttaggatgcataaattatatttctgatcaaggatttttaaagaatataacagactatactaaaaacttattttcaaaaataagtataaaaaagACTTGGAAATGGGAAGAAAAGGATAGCTTGCAagttcaaaaaattaaagaacttTGTAAAAATCTTCcagaactttatattccagaAGAAGATGATTAtttaatagtagaaacagatgcttcagacaAGACCTGGTCAGGCTGTCTAAAAGCTAAAAAAGCTGAAAAAAgcttgaacaaagaaaaagaatcactagattccaAACATTCCTCAAAGGAATTACTATGCAGATATATCTCTGGGACGTTTACACCAGCAGAACAGAGGTATACTACCCATGAAAAAGAAACTCTAGCAGCAATAAAAACTATTAAGAAATGGAGGATTGATCTACTTCCCAAGGAATTTACATTACGAACAGACTCAAGTTATTTAACAGGttttattagatataatttaCAAGCTGATTATAATCATGGTCGTCTGGTAAGATggcaaatatttttattacaatatcCAATCAAGATTGAATAtattaaaggaaataaaaatattattgcagatacattgacaagagaatggagttcaTTGTCAACACAATGAATCAAGAAATCCAGAAGCTTGAACAAGAGCTTGAAAGGTGCAATCACTGCCAGCAGCTAAGAGCTCAAATTCAATCCATCAAGAAGGCCATGGAAGCCATGAAAGTAACCCAACAAGCAACATTACCCACTCCAATACCAATGCTGACAAcaccatcagagttcagccagctaagcgtggtggaccagccacaaaacccaaaaccaaaactaattttttctgaaaaaatCCCTGAAAATAAAACTCTGGcagaaatagttaaaaaatcaactcaggacaaaaaatattatgtcaTCTATAATGGCCCAATGAAAGGAGTCTACGACGATTGGGCTAAAGCAGCCCCATTCATCCACCAGCCCAAAACTATTCACAAAGGAGGATTTTtgacaatagaagaagcaaaAGAATCCCTCAGAGAATATGAAGTGCTCCACCCAGAACAAGTTCTAAAAAGAGCTGATAAAGCTCCAGCTCAAGCCCAAAAAACTCCAGTCCAAGTCCGAACATGAATGCTGAAAAATATTCCCACAAGAGCCgaaataaatgacaagaaaagggTCTGCAGATCAAACTGTAGAGAAACCTTAAATCTGGTTCTAAACTGGACTCTAGACCCTTAAATTTGGTTCTAAACTGGACTCTAGACAAAAGAGCATTATTGGGATATTATCCCATTAAcaaagaacagctaacaaagctggtAATCTTCCCAGAGGCTTCACCCTCTGATACATATCAGTTTTTCCAATACGGATTAATTGATACGATCCTAATTTTtgacaatttaaatattattaaagaatTTCCTGCAGGTTTTATAGATGcagtgaaaaaatttaaaaatatgattgatgCAAGAGAaccaagggatatatccctaaaatttacaagTAGTCAGCCAATCTtcaatgaagaaggagaatgtTTGATCCCAGCATTTCAAGTAGTTTTCATGTCAGTCTTCCCAGGAGACTTTCAACCAATAGAACAAATTCAAGATCTATCAATTTATAGCGACGAAGGAAGATTGGCCAGCACATTGGCAAGAGTCTTCGAGAGAgcccaaaaaataaacaaagaatCCAAAACAAGAATAAACTACAAAAGCAGAAGCACTCTAATTGTTTCTAGTAAAAgaaaccaaattgaatcaagagAAATGAGACTCCTAGTGGATTTTGAATCAGCATTTTACAACTTTTCTGGGTTACTAGAAAAGCTTCCTGACGGAATAAGGAGGAATCTATGCCATTTACTAAAAGACAAAGAAGACCATAGGTGCCAGCTGTGCACCTCAGAAATGTCTGAAGAAAGCAACAATGCTGAAGACCCCACCCACGTGGAAAAAGAAGTGGATGAGACATCTGAGTCATCCATCAACATTATTGTTGAATGATGTAAGAGCTTACGTCACAAAGGCACCAATAATGTAGTTGGTGCGAATTCAGTGCTCAGTGACGCATGCAATGACGTCacaagaagggtaaggatgggatttgtccatcagacccaaccattataaatagagTGCTAAGTCATTTGAAAGATCATCAGAAATCAGAAAGCAGGAAGCTTAGAGTACTCACAGGCCAGGAGGACGAAGAGGAAGTAGCTGAGGCGATTCTGGAGTCTGATCCATTAGAAAAATCATTCTAAaaaactcccctctggagttaaaaaactcccctctggagttaatttgtaaaaactcccctctggagaaATACCTATtgtaaaataacattaaataaaagttCATCTCCAGAAAGGTACATCTTCATCTCAATCTTTTTATATTATGAATTACTTAGAAGATTTGGAAATAACtgaagaatctgattattataaaataactgCTTTACTTGATAATGAAAAGCAAGCTATTTTAAAATCAGAACTAGATCTCAAAGCAAATGATAATTTTAAACAAAGCTTtctaaaagaaatttttaatagaaaGAACATAATATATTATGGAAAAATGCAGTTTGAAGCACCTGTAAAAATAGAATCTgctaatggagaacttgaaatagccctaatagatgaagaacaaataaacgaacaaataaagaaaattaaagatcaacaaaaaagatctaagattggatggattcatattagtactatcCAAGTTTTAGTAAAATCaacatatatgaaaggaattaattcaccaataagttTAGCAATTTGTGATAAAAGAATTATTGATCCCAcagatcaaataattggaattatTCATGGAAATTTGGCAAatgtaaatgttaaatttaatacCCATATTGGATATGCTATCCCCTTATCAACAAAGAATTTTGATAGATCCATAAGCTTAGCTTATAAGTTTCATAGACAAAGTCTAATGGAACAAAACGACGAAcctttttcaattacatatgcaataaactATGCATTAACTAATAGTCATCATAGTATAgaatttaaaaacaaagaaggaaTTTATATTGATGATTTATTCGAGAAGGTTGTTAAAACTGAAACACCAAGGCGCAAACCTATTGAAAAACCAGCTTTATTATTAAGGGAAACATCAAGAAAATCGTGTTCCTCTAGTTTTCgaataagagaatccaaaatcAATAGTCCTTTAAGTTTATCCCATTtaaaagatgatgaaaaagattCTGAAATAAGAGAATTGACAAAGAAGATTGAAACACTAAATGAAACCTTAAATAACAAgctatgacaataaataaagaagaaatatatgtgtcttatcaaaataagaaacaagaactctttgaaagagaaaatcatttgaaatatttaaggttttctgaaataaatcaaagagcttTTGAAGCTTTAGTATTATCTTATAATAATCTGAAAAAAGAAGTCGAAGATTTAGAAAGAATAATAGAATCTTTAGAAAATAACAATGAAGCTATGGCAGAAGATGCAGAAATTGTAATATGAAAGTCTTTCAAAAAAgtcttatttctttaaaaacaattaaaagaaaaatgaaaacaaggATGATGGCTATAGccataaaaataagaaatttggCAACTGAATCTTCAGATTTAGAAGCAGAGATCAAAAGggtaaataaaaagataattaaaacaaggagattaatacaacgttttaaaactaaaaaatcggtcaaaaatttaaaagaaaatattaagaataaacaGATTTATCGTGCTCGTAGATTACAGTATCTTCATATACAAAATATGATTGCATTACAAGCTTTTGAATCAAGAATACATGTTCAAAATATTCAAGTAATGCAACCTCTACAGGATGAACCTCTAGAACAAGTACAAATTGAATCCGAACAAGAATTACAAGTACTTTTATCACCTTTATAAAATCCTATAAtctaaaaagcatataaaatgcCTGGTATAGCAAATCAAACACTAcaagatttaaaaaatgatttaaattttcagaaaaatCAAAAAAGATATTATGAAGTAAGATTACAGAATAGTAACATTTACACAAGAAATAGAGAAGAAGTAGAACAATTCTGTAAAAATTGTATAGATTGTATAacaagagaaatagaaaaattgctagaagaaatagaagaatttAATAATGCAAACCTAACCCAAGAaagatatttcaaaaatttattaatacgagcaaaacaaaaattttaatttcaatattattaaaatattgtcaaaattagttgtcaaaattagtaaaaatttggtatcagagccaagttaacgatttAGGGTAACACCTTATCTTTAAACAACATTTTAACATCGTTTATGATTTCCTATTACCCTTTGCCACGTATTTTCGGCAACATTTCGGCAAAAAGTTGTAGGCACCGAAGAACGCaccttatttttataaattgggACGATAGagagattaaaatttaatattatatttagtagttaaagattaaaattttatttatttaattttttaaattttaaatttactcatcaatttttatatttattttgaactaaatataataataagatatagttcaatccaaaatattttacactaaaTTTTATCGACCTTAAAAAAGAGGATTTGAATCAAGacattcttttaaaattaaaagcataaaatagagtaAGTAAgggattttttagttttaattttctgtaattACAAAAGATGAAGAGAGAACAACACTAGCAAATATCTTATTCAACCTCGAAGTACAATGAAATTTACTTCCAGAATCCACCACAATTATGGTAGAATTTCACTATATCAATCTTAAAATTATAATCACAATTTCAAGATAAAGACAAAAACGATCAAACTAAACCGGTTAACCGCCAAGACAAACAAAGTATCCACTGTATTTCACAAACTGATTTCCTAACAAAACAAACTCTCCAAAGCAGAACGAATCAAGACtcgaacaaattaaaattatgtagtatttttttcttaatttaagaCTTGTCACCCATAGCTTTTTTCCAAATATTCTTTCAGAATATCATATGTCTTTTGTTAGTACTAGGAAGACTcaaaatgaatataaaaaacaGACAAAGGTAAAAAAGAACGACGTTCAATTgtgcaaaattttctttttgaattattCTTTTTAAGTGTTCTCCAATATGATTCTTCTTCTTATATCTAAAAACCAAATTAATGTTAACCGTTGCAGCAGATTAATCTGCATTGAAGATAAgatcctttcttttttttatacagCTGTAAATCTTTCCTTAAGGATGATACTATCCTTTCTTTTAACAGTAACACACCTCCTTCATAATTACTTCAAATCTTACTTTTAGTTTTAATGGGTGATTCTTTCCAAATCTGTTTCAATTACTACAATAAGCTTACTTGCTGTCCATAATCATTATATTGTtatgtttcctttttctattttttgcaaCAACAATGTCTTTTAATTTGACACTAAAAATAAGtatttatatcaattttaaagctgaaattttataacatattaaaTCAAGCTAttaatcaatcaatcaatataattaattaaatatttatcatcacaaataattgtaaaatcatTTTTAGATTTAACATACACTAAATACAATAATTTAGTCTCTTGTCTTTTAATTTCTATCTCGCAATCTCAATCTTTCAGTTTCATTCTCTCTTCCAAACACAACTTAAGTGAAATTGTTCAATGTcctaagtaaaataaataagagtaaTACCCCAAATAGGTCCCCAAAGATTTGGCGGTCTAACAGATTTGTCCCCTAGAAAAATTAACTAGGTCCCAAGTCCCTAAGATTACTAGATATATGCCATATAGGTCCCCAAGACAAGTTGAACCGGTTTACATGACACTCTCTCTTCTACGTGGAGGTTGTAGGTGTGACATGTCAGGTAAAGCAACACGTGTCACGCTCAAGACAGATTAGTCCCTGAACACGTGgctaaaacgacgtcgttttgggaCAATGccaaacgacgccgttttgagGGGACAGATTCGTCCCCACCTTTGTTCCCTAGTTCTCGAAACTTCGACTTTCTAAAGTCAAATAGGTCCccaaaaattttgttataagtCAAAAAGGTCCctgaatttatagtatatatatcaaattggTCTCCTCGAATTAAGCAACTAGAACCATAATTAGAATCAAATCATGATGAAATTATCCAAAGTATGTCAAAATATGCAGTCTCAAGCACATGAAATGGCAGATCTCAAGTATAATTACAGTCAAGTGAAAGTCTTGTGGTCATGGTAACCCAAGTCCAAGTAAAATTTCTATAGATCAAAAAAACAGATCAAGTCAATGTCCATTgggagaaattttttttatttctccatTAATGTACACAAATACCCCTTTGTTGTCTCTAACAAAACTTTCACTACAGTAAAATACAGGTACCATGTCTTTACTCATCtaaataccaaaaaataaaactctGTCACAAGTTAACCAAACAACCAACACAATACAACGtcataatagaataaaaaattcaaatacctaaattatttttgttattatcaaATATCTATCTGTAACCACTTCACATCTCTCACTTAAGCTACACCTACAACAAATTGTCTTTGATCTACTCTAAACATACATCACATGCACGTTCATCATACTTCACTCTTTAATGCCAATTTAATACGGCAAAAACTAACTTAACTTATCTCGAACAATGGCGATATACACGCCACACCACCACCAAGCAGTCCTTGTTCACACTGTCAAAGCACCATTACGAACTTGGATAAACGTTAATGGAGGTGAAGAATATGAAGGGTTAGGTCGTAAAATCTAGGTGAGGGTTTGGGATACTTGTaattttacaaagagaaagggagaggatacattttttttatacaagttaTCTACTGACgaattttaattgtttaacTGTAATTATACTTGAGATCTGTCATTTCATGCGCTTGAGCCTACATATTTTGACATACTTTGGATAATTTCGTCATGATTTGATTCTAATTATGGTTCTAATTGCTTAATTCGAAGGGACCAATTTgatatatactataaattcagGGACTTTTTTGacttataacaaaatttttggGGACCTATTTGACTTTAGAAAGTCGAAATTTCAAGAACCAGAGAACAAAGTTGGGGACGAATCTGTCCTctcaaaacggcgtcgtttggTGTTGtcccaaaacgacgtcgttttagcCACATGTTCAGGGACTAATCTGTCCTGAGCGTGACACGTGTTGCTTTACCTGATACGTCACACCTACAACCTCCACGTAGGAGAGAGAGTATCGTGTTAACTAGTTCAACCTGACTTGGGGACTTATATGACATATATCTAGTAATCTTAGGGACCTAGGAcctagttaatttttttggggACAAATCTATCGGACCGCCAAATCTTTGGGGACCTATTTGGGGTAATACTcaataaataagttttttagTTTTCCTTTTATTCATGTTGTCTCTTCCtatcaacttaaatttttaggatgagtgattttataacataatattaggattttatgttccaaagataaaaaatttaattcttagtgagtccaaaaaatttttttggaatgaataattttataacaaattttaaatacaaaaaaagttaaacttttgtaatttgttttctttataaTCTCATATCACTGAATAGGAAATatgtgaaaaatgaaaaaagaaaaaaagaaaattttagaataacAAAATAAGTTGCAATTGCCAATTGAACAGCAACGGAAACTATTCTGATTttcaaataattgaaaaaataaaataaattaagtttgTTAAAAGCATATCTTTAACTAGCAAATGCAATTAAAATTCTACATTCTTTGGGAGCTGCAACTGTAGCTGAGTCAACTTATGGTTATAGATGGAGCAAAATGAAATCAGAATCGGTGAATCACAAACGTATGCTCATTCACGATTCTGCGtgaatccaaaaagaaaaaatcaaacaaaagttGAAAACTAaatggttttttctttttcaaaattacaaAAAGTAGTGTTGTTTACACATAACAAGTGGCATGCATATAGTAGCTCAACAATGTTTAGAAAAAACCTCATTGGACCGACTTAAAAAGTTGTGTGGCTCAGAATTGTTTTACAATAAGAGAAAATCTTATGCCATCATAAGTACTTTTAATCAACACGACACACATAAAGACCTGTGTTAGGGGTAATTGGGTAAATACCATTTTCTTTATCTGCAAAGTATATCACTATATCATGTGAAAATTGGAAAGATTAAGTTTTGCCCAAGATGAATTAAGATTCTTATTCCATTGCTGCAATAATAAGAATAACTCACAGAACTACAGCAAAAACAGTTAAAACAGCATACAAAACAAACTTAGAAAGATGAAAGGACCATGAATGAGTAAAAAGCAAATTGGGAATCGGCATTTATGTAAAATATTACATCTTCACTACTTTGTTGAACTTTTGGCATAAATTGAAAGTTATAACTTACAACTCAATAGATGATAACTAATAACAAAATAGGATTAGgggaaaaaaatcaaattaattaattaccctAGACTAAAGGGTAGTTGCTGACTTGCTGGAGCACAAAACAAGCATCCAGGTCTACATATTCTTGCATTTTGAGTCTAATCTTACCTTTGGTTTACACCTTTTCCATCTAATTAAGTTGTATAAaaactcaaataaataaattagcaaATAAATGAAACTGTTGAGAGTTGCAAGGAAGAGCCGCAATCCAATAATTAGCATTTGATCTCATGCCACCATTTGCTCCTGGTCAATGTACATTTGCTCCAACCATGCTGGAATCACATCTGTTCCATTGTTGAGATGACATTGCAGCTGTTGCTGATCTTCGGCACTAAACTGGCCGGGCTCTGGCTGTGCCGGAGCGTCCTTCACAAGCGAGCTAACCCAAGACACGTCCGGCACGTCAACTTTTGCAGCTGACATTCTGGTCGCAGCCCTGGGCGAGGGAATATTGCTGCTGCTTCGAAATCCAAAAGAAGCAGATTTCCTCAGCTTGTTCAGCTCTTCGCCCTGCATCGGCCAGTCCAATTTTCCATCATGAGAGCCCCAATGAGAATATGCCAAAGAAGGCTTTGCTGCCACAGAGGTGGCCAGCGAAGGAACCTCAGAATGACGGTTTCCCATGCTGCGCTCGATGAAGCTCTGGCTCCGCTGTGAAAAGGCAGCAAGTCTTGGATTAAAAGCCAGTGCAGTCGGTTCCCCTGATGGATCAACCCTGGATTTTGGGGATCCAATCACTTTCGGAGAAGGAAGGCCAGAAGAATAGCCTCGCAGCTGCTGATTCATGTTCTGGCGCATCTGCAATCCAGTTGGAAGATGTAACTGAGGTCCTGCAGCATCAAAtgagattccattgaatttgGACAAAATTGACGGGTCGACAGACCCAAAAGTGTCGTCAAGGTTAGTAGGCATCACTCCTGAAAGCCTATTTAGATCTGCAGCACGATCGCCCAAAGAATAATGATAAGATGGATTATTATTAGTCAAGGAATTTCTCCAACCGGAAGGGGAGGAAAGACCAGTCATCTCATCCATCATTAGCATAAGCAATTCAGTATCCGAATTAATATCGCTAGCAGCTAAAGCAGTTTTCAATCTGCTGCTTCTAGGAAGCTGCAGGGTTGGGATGTTAGATTGAGTCTGCCACATGGATCCGGAGAGAGGAGAGGAAGATCCAGAAGGAGTCAAAGGCGGTGTTGACGCAGGTGGTATCATAACAGATGGAGAACCAAGTGTTATTGGGCTAACTGGACCCATATCCAATGAAGAACCACTGGAGTAGGATCTAGGAGATGGCATAGCCGAACCAGTAGAAGCATAGAGGGGGCGAAGCTCCTCAGGCTTGTGTGCAAAGAAGCAAACTCTTCTTGTACATGCACCCTCGTCCTTGCAAAGCCGGGTCCGGTACTGGGCAGGATGAAGCCAACACTCGAAAATACCATGTGCATACTCGCATAAATCTCCCTTGCTGCATGACCCCTTACGGAATTCAGGACAAGGCACACAGCTATAATGGTATTTCCTTGGATCGCGTCGCCTGGCATTTTCCCCTGGGTGAACAAAGGGACACTCGGTCCAATCATGAGAATAAGCCCTTGAACAAGGCTTCACCTTGAATGTATACATCCTGAACTCGTCAGTACCATATATCCCGTTCTTTATGTCAGGAAGAGAGTGATCAACAGGATAATCCTTCCGCTCAGCCCCATCTTTCAACACACGGGGCGTGTTCACCACGTTTTCCCTTTGTTGTTCCTCGATTTGGCCAACTACATCCTCTAACGTCTTGTCAGTACCAACTGTACCTTCCAGCATGGCTTGCAGCATCCTCTTCCTTGAATTGGGGATAGAGTTAGCCCCAGAGACAACCAAATCGCAAGGCCGGTTACCATTTGAATCAACAGTACTAACATCTGCCGATGATTCAAGCAAAAGCTTGACAACCTCGAGGGAAGCAGCAGAACCCCCAGCAACAGCACAATGAATTGCAGTAGCCCCATCCGAGCCACTAGCCCTGTTAACATCAACACAGCCAGTTCCAAGAATATAAGCCAAAACTCTCAGGCTTCCAAACATAGCAGCAACCATAAGTGGTGTCCTCTCTTCATAACCCACTTTCTTTGAGCCAAGCCTCCTTCCAAACCACGACCCGGCCTCATCAACATCACAACCCTCTTTCTCAACTGCATCTTTGAAACCAATTAGGTCATCTGCAGCTGCAAGTTCAAGCAAAGCAGATATCTTTTGATGCTGCCCTTCTTCTCTTCCATAATCATCCTCCATAACCAAACCAGTTTGAGTAGGTTTCCTCTTGGAACCGCTGCACATGGATGTATCTTAATCTTCCCTTTAGGGCTCAAAAGAATCTGAAATTTTCACATAAAGAGAACAGGTTCAAGATACCGTGGCACCAAACGTGTTATACTTCATAtataaagcacaaaaaaagtGAAAAGCTCAGTTCAATCTAACAAAAACAGAAACCTAACTCGACTCATAAAATTAAGGTGGCATATTATTCCCCCAGTTTGTAATCAGCAATTACTGTTTGAGCAAACCTAACTCGACTcataaaattattatgaaatCATGCATATTATATCAAGCAACCAAGTTACCAAAATCGTGAATCACTAACGAATTTGTAACAAGCATCCTATTTTCACTCATTAAGATTATTTATAGTCACACATAAACAGATAATCATAAAAATCATTCAATTAAAAGAAGATaacaaaaaattgtaaaatcatATCAACGATTCTCTTTCATCAATTAAAATACACTAATACCTTCCGTTACCTCAATAATTTTCTTAGCAACcaaggaaaaggaaagaaaaaagagaaggaaaaaacatataaaaagaaaaggagaaaagttccttttctatttcttttcagctcaattttttagagagagataaagagagagaaatagagaaagcATACCTTAACAAGAGAAACACACAAAGCAAAAGAACGAAGCTTTGTGTTGAGAGATGAATGAAGCCCTTTGAGTCTGGTTTTGTTGCAACAGCTTTTAAAATGGTGAGGGAGGGGGAGAGGGCTTTTTttgaagagagaagagaagacttttcctcttctacttttctttagtttagtttagtttttgattttgtgttatcctttttttattaatttgattttatggTTTTGGTCAAAAAGTGGAACCCACCTAGCTGCCAGTCACCAGTTCCTCCACCTCCATACCATACCAATTccatttatttgtttaattattacCAGAAAAACATGCGTCACATAATCATAGTTTAAATTTGATGcacaattaatataatttttttagcttGTTATTGTGAAATTATGGATCGGTGCACAGATATGGATTGATAGATAAGTACTTCTCATAGTCAGacttttgtacttttttttttcttttgtatgtGACATAATTAACGGAAGtaatataaaaactaaaaaatatattaataatataggttttgaatttaaaatacaaaattttatgaaaaagagttaatagttttaactttttaagaagagtaacttattatttttatctataaaaattgaaaatgttgACATATCTATTTATAGAAGatgaaaattataatttgtacTTATAAAAATGGCTTTTGCaagtaaaaatgtaaaattatccaaatcctaaaaaattaaataaaatttttaaattatccttTTTCGCCACTACTACTATCGTCTTCCCTCCACTCTCAATGTTCTCGGTGATCCAATTCTAACATCGATCACATTGCCGCTCAGTATCACCACCTCGTcctcgtcctcctcctcctcctcaacCGTCACTCTAACCCCTTCACCGCACACTCCCCCA comes from the Arachis duranensis cultivar V14167 chromosome 7, aradu.V14167.gnm2.J7QH, whole genome shotgun sequence genome and includes:
- the LOC107458323 gene encoding zinc finger CCCH domain-containing protein 66, translated to MCSGSKRKPTQTGLVMEDDYGREEGQHQKISALLELAAADDLIGFKDAVEKEGCDVDEAGSWFGRRLGSKKVGYEERTPLMVAAMFGSLRVLAYILGTGCVDVNRASGSDGATAIHCAVAGGSAASLEVVKLLLESSADVSTVDSNGNRPCDLVVSGANSIPNSRKRMLQAMLEGTVGTDKTLEDVVGQIEEQQRENVVNTPRVLKDGAERKDYPVDHSLPDIKNGIYGTDEFRMYTFKVKPCSRAYSHDWTECPFVHPGENARRRDPRKYHYSCVPCPEFRKGSCSKGDLCEYAHGIFECWLHPAQYRTRLCKDEGACTRRVCFFAHKPEELRPLYASTGSAMPSPRSYSSGSSLDMGPVSPITLGSPSVMIPPASTPPLTPSGSSSPLSGSMWQTQSNIPTLQLPRSSRLKTALAASDINSDTELLMLMMDEMTGLSSPSGWRNSLTNNNPSYHYSLGDRAADLNRLSGVMPTNLDDTFGSVDPSILSKFNGISFDAAGPQLHLPTGLQMRQNMNQQLRGYSSGLPSPKVIGSPKSRVDPSGEPTALAFNPRLAAFSQRSQSFIERSMGNRHSEVPSLATSVAAKPSLAYSHWGSHDGKLDWPMQGEELNKLRKSASFGFRSSSNIPSPRAATRMSAAKVDVPDVSWVSSLVKDAPAQPEPGQFSAEDQQQLQCHLNNGTDVIPAWLEQMYIDQEQMVA